A genomic stretch from Deltaproteobacteria bacterium CG11_big_fil_rev_8_21_14_0_20_42_23 includes:
- a CDS encoding protein phosphatase — translation MIFRLKAATATNIGKRENNEDTFLVNEGLGLFIVADGMGGHARGEVASQFASLQLEDIIDDISDEEEQSIDDALPNLQDEDLLTQAVLSINYDLYKRNEELMKSEETNNLPDILKKRKRMGTTLVSLFVKEKKAYIVHVGDSRAYCYRKNKLQQITQDHTWVEEQVKEGKLTPEEALVHVKRNVITRSVGFKPEVKVDIDVVHLEEGDRFLLCSDGLSNMLKEGELKGLLEKSGTKEACERMVEIAKDIGGRDNITALVVDVIPNTSSDEPEITIE, via the coding sequence ATGATTTTTAGACTTAAGGCAGCCACAGCCACAAATATTGGCAAGAGAGAAAATAATGAAGATACGTTTTTGGTCAATGAAGGCTTAGGATTATTCATTGTCGCCGACGGAATGGGAGGACATGCACGAGGAGAAGTAGCAAGTCAATTTGCATCCCTTCAGTTAGAAGATATTATAGACGACATAAGTGATGAAGAGGAGCAATCTATTGATGATGCTCTTCCCAATCTTCAGGATGAAGATTTACTTACTCAAGCTGTTCTTTCAATTAATTATGACCTCTACAAACGCAACGAAGAATTGATGAAATCTGAAGAAACAAATAATCTTCCCGACATTCTTAAAAAACGAAAACGAATGGGAACAACGCTTGTCTCTCTCTTTGTAAAAGAGAAAAAAGCGTACATTGTTCACGTTGGTGATTCACGTGCATATTGTTATCGAAAAAATAAATTACAACAAATTACCCAAGATCACACATGGGTTGAAGAACAGGTCAAAGAGGGGAAACTCACGCCAGAAGAGGCTTTGGTGCATGTTAAGCGAAATGTTATTACGCGTTCAGTTGGATTTAAACCAGAAGTAAAAGTTGACATAGATGTGGTTCATCTCGAAGAAGGAGATCGTTTTCTTCTTTGCAGTGATGGGCTCAGTAATATGCTTAAAGAGGGAGAATTAAAAGGTCTGCTCGAAAAAAGTGGGACCAAGGAAGCATGTGAACGAATGGTAGAAATTGCAAAAGATATTGGAGGAAGAGACAACATCACAGCTCTTGTTGTCGATGTGATTCCTAACACCTCTTCCGATGAACCCGAGATAACGATTGAGTAA
- a CDS encoding ATPase, giving the protein MLTSHQFSPKIDGDMKIIKRTIRKAIEHHLKRGKSILLLGPRQTGKSTLLTTFPATKTISFVDAHVRQRYEKEPTLLAGEIEVLFQETKKKSLIIIDEIQKVPHLLDTVQNLIDQKKAQFILTGSSARKLKRSGAVNLLPGRVVSMRLDPFSLQEYSKQSLEENLLYGTLPGIVAVSEKKDREIDLQSYVETYLEEEVRAEALVRNMGSFLRFLEYAGLEAGKIINYHKLSQEIGVNHTTIASYFEILEDCLIAERIDPITTSITRKKLTKSSRYLLFDLGIRRLCAAEGVKPGKIRMGELFEQYVGLELIRYARQSHAKIKIRFWRDADGPEVDWIIDKEKDLIPIEVKWTDSPSKRDTKNLDIFLREYKKAKQGYVVCQTPNPIQLSPRIQAISWKEIAKLFQNK; this is encoded by the coding sequence TTGTTGACAAGCCATCAATTTTCGCCGAAAATTGATGGCGATATGAAAATAATAAAGAGAACCATCAGAAAGGCTATTGAACACCATCTCAAACGAGGAAAAAGTATTCTTTTGCTTGGTCCGAGGCAAACAGGAAAGTCAACGCTTCTTACAACCTTCCCCGCAACAAAAACCATCTCCTTCGTTGATGCTCATGTCAGGCAACGCTATGAAAAGGAACCAACACTCCTCGCTGGAGAAATTGAAGTTCTTTTTCAGGAAACAAAAAAGAAAAGTCTTATCATTATTGATGAAATTCAAAAAGTTCCTCATCTTCTTGATACAGTTCAAAACCTTATCGATCAGAAAAAAGCTCAATTTATTTTAACAGGCTCATCGGCCAGAAAACTCAAACGAAGTGGGGCTGTCAATTTACTTCCAGGCCGAGTTGTCTCTATGCGACTTGACCCATTCTCCCTTCAAGAATACTCCAAACAATCATTGGAAGAAAACCTCCTCTACGGGACATTACCGGGAATTGTTGCAGTATCTGAAAAAAAAGATCGCGAAATAGATCTTCAATCATATGTCGAAACATACCTTGAAGAAGAGGTCCGTGCGGAAGCGTTAGTACGAAACATGGGAAGTTTTTTGAGATTTCTCGAATATGCAGGTTTAGAAGCAGGAAAAATAATCAACTATCATAAACTTTCACAAGAAATAGGAGTAAATCATACTACTATTGCATCTTATTTTGAAATTTTAGAAGATTGTCTTATCGCGGAACGTATTGATCCCATTACGACCAGCATTACGCGAAAAAAATTGACGAAATCCAGCCGCTATCTTTTATTTGATCTGGGAATACGGAGATTATGTGCAGCTGAAGGAGTTAAGCCTGGGAAAATACGAATGGGGGAACTCTTTGAACAATATGTTGGGCTTGAGCTCATTCGGTATGCCAGACAATCACATGCAAAAATAAAAATTCGATTTTGGAGAGATGCAGATGGTCCAGAAGTTGATTGGATTATCGATAAAGAAAAAGATCTTATTCCCATTGAGGTAAAGTGGACAGATTCTCCCTCCAAACGAGATACCAAAAATCTTGATATTTTTCTTCGGGAATATAAAAAAGCCAAACAAGGTTACGTTGTGTGTCAGACTCCGAATCCAATCCAATTATCACCACGTATTCAAGCTATTTCTTGGAAGGAAATAGCAAAACTTTTTCAAAATAAGTAA